The proteins below come from a single Beutenbergia cavernae DSM 12333 genomic window:
- the ftsY gene encoding signal recognition particle-docking protein FtsY, which translates to MTDQTWFLPAVLGVVLVLLVVGVVLLAPRRRRRGQAGAPPHVPTAQAPESGVGEEPEGAPEGGRPGLVDVPLPETAAPSVEGPEPVASRLVRLRDRLARSGSFGQALLGVLARDHIGEGDWEELEDTLLAADLGVGPTTELMESLRTRVRVLGTRDADSVRALLRELLLAQVDPAMDRALADSPSLGADDELHPATVLVVGVNGTGKTTTVGKLARLLVASDRDVVLGAADTFRAAAADQLATWGSRVGVPVIRADRYGADPASVAFEAVRAADEAGADVVIVDTAGRLQNKAGLMDELGKIARVASRRAPIAETLLVLDATTGQNGLRQARVFAEVVPLTGIVLTKLDGSAKGGIVVAVQRELGVPVKFVGLGEGPDDLAPFEPDAFVDALLA; encoded by the coding sequence GTGACCGACCAGACCTGGTTCCTGCCCGCCGTGCTCGGCGTCGTCCTCGTCCTCCTCGTCGTGGGCGTCGTGCTGCTCGCGCCCCGCCGGCGCCGCCGCGGACAGGCTGGAGCGCCGCCGCACGTGCCGACGGCGCAGGCGCCGGAGTCCGGCGTCGGCGAGGAACCGGAGGGCGCGCCCGAGGGTGGGCGCCCCGGCCTGGTCGACGTGCCGCTCCCGGAGACGGCGGCGCCGTCCGTCGAGGGGCCGGAGCCGGTCGCCTCTCGTCTGGTGCGCCTGCGTGACCGCCTCGCCCGGTCGGGGTCGTTCGGGCAGGCGCTGCTCGGCGTCCTCGCCCGGGACCACATCGGCGAGGGCGACTGGGAGGAGCTCGAGGACACCCTGCTGGCGGCCGACCTCGGGGTCGGGCCGACGACCGAGCTCATGGAGTCCCTCCGCACCCGGGTGCGCGTCCTCGGCACCCGCGATGCGGACTCCGTGCGCGCCCTGCTGCGCGAGCTCCTCCTCGCGCAGGTGGACCCGGCGATGGACCGGGCGCTGGCCGACTCGCCGAGCCTCGGGGCGGACGACGAGCTGCACCCGGCGACGGTTCTCGTCGTCGGTGTCAACGGCACCGGCAAGACGACGACGGTGGGGAAGCTGGCGCGCCTGCTCGTGGCGTCCGACCGGGACGTCGTGCTCGGCGCCGCCGACACGTTCCGCGCGGCCGCGGCCGACCAGCTCGCGACCTGGGGGTCCCGCGTGGGGGTGCCGGTCATCCGGGCCGACCGGTACGGCGCCGACCCGGCGAGCGTCGCGTTCGAGGCGGTGCGCGCCGCGGACGAGGCGGGCGCCGACGTCGTCATCGTCGACACCGCCGGGCGGCTGCAGAACAAGGCGGGGCTCATGGACGAGCTCGGCAAGATCGCACGTGTGGCGTCGCGGCGCGCGCCGATCGCCGAGACGCTGCTCGTCCTCGACGCGACCACCGGGCAGAACGGGCTGCGTCAGGCGCGGGTGTTCGCGGAGGTCGTCCCGCTGACCGGCATCGTCCTGACGAAGCTGGACGGCAGCGCGAAGGGCGGCATCGTCGTCGCCGTGCAGCGCGAGCTCGGGGTGCCGGTGAAGTTCGTCGGGCTCGGCGAGGGTCCCGACGACCTCGCGCCGTTCGAGCCCGACGCGTTCGTCGACGCCCTGCTCGCCTGA